One region of Pyramidobacter sp. YE332 genomic DNA includes:
- the glpX gene encoding class II fructose-bisphosphatase, whose protein sequence is MKSLFGTTRLPDRNLALEFCRGTEAAAMSAGRLMGRGDKNAADGAAVNAMRYMLNTVDMDGIVVIGEGEKDEAPMLFNGEHLGTGKNAEVDIAVDPIDGTRLTALGISGAISVVAGAPRGTMFNPKTVFYMNKLVVGPEAKDVIDIEAPVAENIRRVAEARKKATGDITVVVLDRPRHEKLIGEIRAAGARIKLITDGDIAGALLTCKLERGADMLMGIGGTPEAVITACAIKAMGGNMQGKLWARSDEERQKALDAGMDFNKVLTIDDLVRSDDVFFAATGITDGDFLKGVRYEGERIYTSSLVMRAKSGTVRYIDAVHSLYKLDKIAGIDYKA, encoded by the coding sequence GTGAAAAGTCTGTTTGGCACCACGCGTCTGCCCGATCGAAATTTAGCGCTTGAGTTTTGCCGCGGCACGGAGGCCGCCGCCATGTCGGCCGGGCGCCTGATGGGGCGCGGCGACAAAAACGCCGCCGACGGCGCCGCCGTCAACGCGATGCGTTACATGCTCAACACCGTGGACATGGACGGCATCGTGGTGATCGGAGAAGGAGAAAAAGACGAAGCGCCGATGCTGTTCAACGGCGAACACCTTGGCACCGGCAAGAACGCCGAAGTGGACATCGCGGTGGATCCCATCGACGGAACGCGTTTGACGGCCCTCGGCATCAGCGGCGCGATCAGCGTCGTCGCCGGAGCGCCGCGCGGCACGATGTTCAATCCCAAGACGGTTTTTTACATGAACAAACTGGTCGTCGGCCCTGAAGCGAAAGACGTCATCGACATCGAAGCTCCGGTGGCGGAAAATATCCGCCGCGTCGCGGAAGCCCGCAAAAAGGCCACGGGCGATATCACGGTGGTCGTGCTGGACCGTCCCCGCCATGAAAAACTCATTGGAGAGATCCGCGCGGCCGGCGCCCGCATCAAGCTCATCACCGACGGCGATATCGCCGGCGCGCTGCTGACCTGTAAATTGGAGCGCGGCGCCGACATGCTCATGGGTATCGGCGGCACCCCCGAGGCCGTCATTACGGCCTGCGCCATCAAGGCCATGGGCGGCAACATGCAGGGCAAACTTTGGGCGCGCAGCGACGAAGAGCGTCAGAAGGCGCTCGATGCCGGAATGGACTTCAATAAAGTACTGACGATCGACGACCTGGTTCGCAGCGACGACGTGTTCTTTGCCGCCACCGGCATCACGGACGGCGACTTTTTGAAGGGCGTCCGTTACGAGGGCGAACGGATCTACACGAGTTCCCTCGTGATGCGCGCCAAAAGCGGAACGGTCCGTTACATCGATGCGGTGCACAGTCTCTATAAGCTTGATAAAATTGCCGGAATTGATTACAAAGCATGA
- a CDS encoding lysophospholipid acyltransferase family protein → MFRAFLYWLARHLCFAVLKIHNGLKVTGRELVPADRPVIVAANHVSNLDPVVVGCVFPGRLRPLGKEELFQINPFFTWLMNNLGVISVSRTTEKAAALALKKFLSLLKNGESLMIFPEGARSFDGRLKPLEGGVAVLATSVDAPVIPLYIEGTYEAMPVGSSKIKRNPITAHFGKPIMPLPKEQRGSLKEERERIRVTLQNELERMEKESIG, encoded by the coding sequence ATGTTTAGGGCGTTCCTGTACTGGCTTGCCAGGCACCTGTGCTTCGCCGTTTTGAAAATCCACAACGGCTTGAAGGTGACCGGGAGAGAGCTTGTTCCCGCTGACCGTCCCGTGATCGTCGCCGCAAATCACGTCAGCAATCTCGATCCTGTCGTGGTGGGGTGCGTGTTCCCGGGACGGCTCCGCCCGCTCGGCAAGGAGGAACTTTTTCAAATCAACCCGTTTTTCACCTGGCTCATGAACAATCTCGGCGTGATCTCCGTCAGCCGGACGACGGAGAAAGCCGCCGCGCTGGCGTTGAAAAAATTTCTTTCCCTGCTGAAAAACGGCGAAAGCCTGATGATTTTTCCCGAAGGCGCGCGCTCGTTCGACGGACGCCTCAAGCCGCTTGAGGGAGGCGTTGCCGTGCTGGCGACCAGCGTGGACGCCCCCGTGATTCCGCTGTATATCGAAGGGACGTATGAGGCCATGCCCGTAGGTTCCTCCAAAATCAAGCGAAATCCCATCACAGCGCATTTTGGCAAACCCATCATGCCACTCCCCAAGGAACAGCGGGGCTCGCTGAAAGAGGAGCGTGAACGGATACGAGTCACTCTTCAGAACGAACTGGAACGTATGGAAAAGGAGAGCATTGGCTGA
- a CDS encoding Nif3-like dinuclear metal center hexameric protein, whose translation MSALKVRELIPLIDDLAPFELAESWDRCGLRLGRYDALVARIAVALDPSAEAVRQAARRGCELLITHHPLLFAPQEDMICDRCDPKTVEAAFQSGVCLIACHTNFDSARGGVNEKLAQLAGLGDARPLEPPATERGFGMGAVGSVRSAPAGEIACEIARKWDLSGYRLYDGGSAVDCVALCGGSGGELWKNLGRTGSVLYATADLRYHECLEAVDAGLSVMLCDHGEMENPPLSYFSKALAQKTGLPVYFLDLIGAKRRRERWCSVERHVSA comes from the coding sequence ATGAGCGCGTTGAAAGTGCGGGAACTGATCCCGCTGATCGATGATCTCGCTCCTTTCGAACTTGCGGAAAGCTGGGATCGTTGCGGCCTGCGACTCGGCAGATACGACGCGCTTGTCGCCAGGATCGCCGTGGCGCTGGATCCTTCCGCAGAGGCCGTCAGACAGGCGGCGCGGCGTGGCTGCGAGCTTTTGATCACTCATCATCCGCTGCTGTTCGCGCCGCAGGAAGATATGATCTGCGATCGCTGCGACCCGAAGACCGTCGAGGCGGCGTTTCAAAGCGGCGTCTGTCTCATCGCCTGCCATACGAATTTCGACAGCGCCCGCGGCGGCGTGAACGAGAAACTGGCGCAGCTGGCCGGACTTGGAGACGCAAGGCCGCTCGAGCCTCCGGCGACGGAGCGCGGTTTTGGCATGGGAGCGGTCGGTTCCGTTCGTTCCGCCCCGGCCGGAGAGATTGCCTGCGAAATTGCTCGGAAATGGGATCTCTCCGGCTATCGCCTCTATGACGGCGGCTCGGCGGTGGATTGCGTCGCTTTGTGCGGCGGCTCGGGCGGCGAGCTTTGGAAGAATCTGGGGCGGACCGGTTCCGTGCTTTATGCGACGGCCGACCTCCGTTATCATGAGTGCCTGGAAGCCGTCGACGCCGGTCTGAGCGTGATGCTCTGCGACCATGGCGAGATGGAGAATCCGCCGCTGTCGTATTTTTCGAAAGCTTTGGCGCAGAAGACGGGCCTGCCGGTTTATTTCCTCGATCTGATCGGAGCCAAGCGCCGCCGGGAACGCTGGTGCAGCGTCGAACGCCATGTTTCAGCTTGA
- the ricT gene encoding regulatory iron-sulfur-containing complex subunit RicT, which yields MYLTIFGKPRYLGLIVAENSIRFEKGEQLLVESSRGTEIAVVAGEITERQEALYRAIDNRQEGQSGSDSGLQNVTFLHRAETEDLEKEKDNRGEEERVLVTARQVLSRHDLDMKLVDVEYMNDRKKLFLYFTSEQRVDFRAYVRDLAREFRTRIELRQIGVRDESKVVKGIGACGRVCCCSYWLHRFMPIGIKMVKEQNLALNPTKISGLCGRLMCCMSFEQNTYHELWKSLPSHGAKIRTEQGTWILTGVDLATRTCSIHGPEGNVSIPVTMYQQFKETLLAGKPWSNEEHGLDERGQALMVFEGGAPIVGEERGCSGCESCPQYSGTKKISDDRDETRVTVVNVSDVTAGNGKGTAEYTEEARRRHRRKNTRVFATEGKTDPRSKEEPVWEQKKAGQKNILRGGKAKPSSRSSGSKDQKRRDERRTDEQQSQTAGSMGAECRQRRAAQERGRAVPRLTGPIARSTGKDLSPSHLRGQILRRKKASPCPFSAS from the coding sequence ATGTATTTGACGATTTTCGGCAAACCGCGTTACCTGGGGCTGATCGTTGCCGAAAACAGCATTCGTTTTGAAAAAGGCGAGCAGCTGCTCGTAGAAAGTTCTCGGGGGACGGAGATCGCCGTCGTCGCCGGGGAGATTACGGAACGCCAGGAAGCCCTTTACCGGGCCATAGACAATCGTCAGGAGGGACAGTCGGGCAGCGATTCCGGGCTCCAGAACGTGACCTTCCTGCATAGGGCCGAGACGGAAGATTTGGAGAAAGAAAAGGACAACCGCGGCGAAGAAGAGCGCGTCCTTGTCACCGCCAGACAGGTATTGAGCCGTCATGATCTTGACATGAAACTGGTCGACGTGGAATACATGAACGACCGCAAAAAACTGTTCCTGTATTTCACTTCCGAGCAGCGCGTCGATTTTCGCGCTTACGTTCGGGATCTGGCCCGCGAATTCCGTACGCGCATCGAGCTGCGGCAGATCGGAGTCAGAGACGAATCCAAGGTCGTCAAGGGCATCGGTGCCTGCGGCCGTGTCTGCTGCTGCAGCTACTGGCTTCATCGTTTTATGCCGATCGGCATCAAAATGGTCAAGGAGCAGAATCTGGCTCTCAATCCGACCAAGATCTCCGGGCTGTGCGGACGGCTTATGTGCTGCATGAGCTTTGAACAGAACACGTATCATGAATTGTGGAAGAGCCTGCCGTCTCACGGAGCCAAGATCAGGACGGAACAGGGAACGTGGATCTTGACGGGCGTCGATCTGGCGACGCGGACCTGCAGCATTCATGGTCCTGAAGGAAACGTCAGCATCCCCGTGACGATGTATCAACAGTTCAAGGAAACGCTGCTCGCCGGCAAACCGTGGAGCAACGAAGAGCACGGCCTTGACGAGAGAGGGCAAGCGCTGATGGTGTTTGAGGGAGGCGCTCCGATCGTCGGTGAGGAGCGCGGCTGTTCGGGATGTGAGAGTTGTCCTCAGTACAGCGGAACAAAAAAAATATCAGACGATCGCGACGAAACGCGGGTGACGGTTGTAAACGTTTCCGACGTAACGGCGGGCAATGGGAAAGGCACTGCGGAATATACAGAAGAAGCGCGCCGCCGGCATCGCAGGAAGAACACCCGCGTTTTTGCGACAGAGGGCAAGACAGATCCCAGGAGCAAAGAGGAGCCAGTTTGGGAGCAGAAGAAAGCGGGACAGAAAAATATTCTCCGAGGGGGCAAGGCAAAACCTTCCTCAAGATCGTCCGGCTCTAAAGATCAGAAGCGCAGAGATGAGCGGAGAACTGACGAGCAGCAGTCCCAGACCGCGGGAAGCATGGGGGCGGAGTGCCGGCAGAGGCGCGCCGCTCAGGAGCGTGGGCGCGCCGTTCCTCGACTCACGGGTCCCATCGCCCGGTCAACAGGAAAAGATCTGTCTCCGAGCCACCTTCGCGGGCAGATTCTGAGGAGGAAAAAAGCTAGCCCATGTCCTTTTTCGGCAAGTTGA
- the hflX gene encoding GTPase HflX codes for MEGRRRAVITGLELSLRDDLELLLEELRLLLANLDVEVVAVATQKRDRPDPAFLLGASKVDELKILTQASEADLIVCNDLLMPIQLSNMRRKTDCEVWDRALVIMKIFERRASTAEAKLQVDLARCRYEMPHIRGLGKQMSNAGAGIGTRGPGETEFERHRRKLQARIVEASRKLEEMKKRRQGQRKQRRRSGIPTVALVGYTNSGKTTLLKRLSGDKKLYAADQLFATLDTTVRSVRLPSGRNILMADTVGFIRELPPELIAAFRTTLEEACQADMLLVVLDANDPDVTATYDVIQQTLDEIGAAALPRAVVLNKIDRSGLFRVERIKAQLRHDGLPVCALSALTGEGVESLWGVFDWLAVRRS; via the coding sequence GTGGAGGGGCGCCGCCGCGCGGTGATCACCGGTCTGGAACTGTCGCTGCGCGACGATCTGGAATTGCTTCTGGAAGAATTGCGCCTGTTGCTGGCGAACCTCGACGTAGAAGTCGTGGCCGTGGCGACGCAGAAAAGGGATCGCCCCGATCCCGCTTTTCTGCTGGGAGCCAGCAAGGTGGACGAGCTGAAAATCCTGACCCAGGCCTCGGAAGCCGATCTGATCGTCTGCAACGACCTGTTGATGCCGATCCAGCTGAGCAACATGCGGCGGAAAACCGACTGCGAGGTGTGGGACCGGGCGCTGGTCATCATGAAGATCTTCGAACGCCGCGCCTCGACCGCCGAGGCCAAACTCCAGGTGGATCTGGCGCGGTGCCGTTACGAGATGCCTCACATCCGCGGATTGGGAAAGCAGATGTCGAACGCCGGAGCCGGAATCGGCACGCGCGGCCCCGGCGAAACCGAGTTCGAACGGCATCGCCGCAAGCTGCAGGCCCGCATCGTCGAAGCTTCCCGCAAACTGGAGGAGATGAAAAAGCGCCGCCAGGGACAGCGGAAGCAGCGCCGCCGCAGCGGCATCCCCACGGTGGCTCTGGTAGGTTACACGAACAGCGGCAAAACCACGCTGCTGAAACGTCTCAGCGGCGACAAGAAACTTTACGCCGCCGATCAGCTCTTCGCGACGCTGGATACGACGGTCCGTTCGGTTCGTCTGCCGTCGGGGAGGAACATCCTCATGGCCGATACCGTGGGATTCATCCGCGAGCTTCCGCCGGAACTGATCGCCGCCTTCCGAACGACCTTGGAAGAAGCCTGCCAGGCGGATATGCTTCTTGTGGTGCTTGACGCCAACGATCCCGATGTGACGGCGACGTACGACGTGATCCAGCAGACTCTTGACGAGATCGGCGCGGCCGCGCTCCCAAGGGCCGTGGTGCTGAACAAGATCGATCGTTCGGGACTCTTTCGGGTCGAACGGATCAAAGCGCAGCTGAGGCATGACGGGCTGCCGGTCTGCGCCTTAAGCGCGCTGACGGGCGAAGGCGTCGAAAGCCTGTGGGGAGTCTTCGATTGGCTTGCCGTGCGCCGCAGCTGA
- a CDS encoding pseudouridine synthase: MRLNKYLALCGVGSRRKVEEFIFAGRVVCGGYQVTEPGYDVSDGEIVTVDDVEVRPERKIYMVLHKPRGYICAVSDRSYPVILDLLPREYDYYRLFPVGRLDLQSEGLLMLTNDGDFSQEMIHPRAGITKEYEVLLDRVPNEREMRRLREGTIFAGERLHPVGVDFLRREPEGRWLRFVLNEGVKREIRLIAESAGLKVQVLFRRRIGRMELRHLKSGCAREYSADQLRRMIRHGGIV, encoded by the coding sequence ATGAGACTGAATAAATATCTGGCCCTCTGCGGAGTCGGTTCGAGACGCAAGGTCGAAGAGTTCATCTTCGCCGGCCGCGTCGTTTGCGGAGGTTATCAGGTCACCGAGCCGGGCTACGACGTTTCCGACGGAGAGATCGTCACGGTCGACGACGTGGAGGTCCGTCCGGAGAGAAAAATCTACATGGTCCTCCATAAGCCGCGCGGATATATCTGCGCGGTGAGCGACCGCAGTTATCCCGTGATCCTCGATCTGCTGCCGCGCGAATACGACTATTACCGCCTGTTCCCGGTAGGGCGCCTGGATCTGCAGAGCGAGGGGCTTTTGATGCTGACGAACGACGGGGATTTCTCGCAGGAGATGATCCACCCCCGCGCGGGGATCACGAAAGAATACGAGGTCCTGCTCGACCGCGTGCCGAACGAACGGGAAATGCGGCGGCTTCGGGAAGGAACGATTTTCGCGGGGGAAAGGCTTCATCCCGTCGGCGTCGATTTTTTACGACGGGAGCCGGAAGGGCGGTGGCTGCGCTTCGTCCTGAACGAAGGCGTCAAGCGCGAGATCCGTCTCATCGCCGAGAGCGCCGGGCTGAAAGTGCAGGTGCTGTTCCGCCGCAGGATCGGCCGTATGGAACTGCGACATTTGAAAAGCGGCTGTGCCCGTGAGTACAGCGCAGATCAGCTGCGCCGCATGATCCGGCACGGCGGCATCGTATAG
- a CDS encoding segregation/condensation protein A: MFQLEIEGFSGPLDLLCHMIDQGQIEAARISVAEVISIYGAYLARSGGLPIASVAEFIAQAAHLVRQKASSLLPRYEVHEDDGEVTVLDDAENVESLLERYRPYREAVSRLIDLKEKADRRRFRKGEALDPFFDLGDLYSLSLQWLELLDRRRSASLELPDEDDWDDGGVPAQIPDEVQVENRMERVLERLTAFSEGLSLRSLLKEEPGRGALVVTLLALLELSRRNFVTLVQKELFGDVFITARRA, from the coding sequence ATGTTTCAGCTTGAAATTGAGGGGTTCTCCGGCCCGCTCGATCTGCTCTGCCATATGATTGATCAGGGCCAGATCGAGGCTGCGCGGATCAGCGTCGCCGAGGTCATCTCCATATACGGCGCCTATCTGGCCCGAAGCGGCGGGCTGCCGATCGCTTCGGTGGCCGAATTCATAGCGCAGGCGGCGCATTTGGTGCGGCAGAAGGCTTCGTCTTTGCTGCCCCGATATGAAGTCCATGAAGACGACGGTGAAGTAACCGTATTGGACGATGCCGAAAATGTCGAAAGTCTGTTGGAGCGTTATCGTCCTTACCGCGAGGCGGTCTCGCGGCTGATCGATCTGAAGGAAAAAGCCGACCGGCGCCGTTTCCGCAAAGGGGAAGCGCTCGATCCGTTTTTCGATCTCGGCGATCTTTATTCGCTCTCTCTGCAGTGGCTCGAACTGCTCGACCGTCGTCGGAGCGCGAGTCTCGAACTGCCCGACGAAGACGACTGGGACGACGGCGGAGTGCCGGCGCAGATCCCCGACGAAGTGCAGGTGGAAAACCGCATGGAACGCGTGCTCGAGCGTCTGACCGCTTTTTCGGAGGGGTTGTCCCTGCGTTCCCTGCTGAAGGAAGAGCCGGGACGCGGCGCGCTGGTGGTAACGCTGCTGGCGCTGCTGGAACTGTCGCGGAGGAACTTTGTGACGCTGGTGCAGAAGGAGCTGTTTGGCGATGTCTTTATCACGGCAAGAAGAGCCTGA
- the scpB gene encoding SMC-Scp complex subunit ScpB: MSLSRQEEPENLLIRQIEAILFVAADGASVPEISLATGQPAASVRKVLARLSESYALSHGLEIVELGGKWFMTTASDLSETMDKFHAADESERVRLTRASLETLAVIAYSQPVTRSEIEAIRGVRCDRVIDTLLGYGLARIAGRRKSTGSPLLYRTTTKFLEIFGLGAISDLPTIDELEELKRHRPEPEDPSAELATVPETGIEAAEDETE, translated from the coding sequence ATGTCTTTATCACGGCAAGAAGAGCCTGAAAATCTTCTGATCCGGCAGATCGAGGCGATCCTCTTCGTCGCGGCCGACGGCGCTTCCGTGCCGGAAATTTCGCTGGCGACGGGCCAGCCGGCGGCCTCGGTCCGCAAGGTGCTGGCTCGGTTGAGCGAAAGTTACGCTCTTTCGCACGGCCTGGAGATCGTCGAACTCGGCGGGAAGTGGTTCATGACGACCGCCAGCGATCTGAGCGAGACCATGGACAAATTTCACGCCGCCGACGAGAGCGAACGCGTCAGGCTGACGCGGGCGTCTCTCGAGACGCTGGCGGTGATCGCCTACAGCCAGCCGGTGACCCGTTCCGAGATCGAGGCGATCCGCGGCGTGCGCTGCGATCGCGTCATCGACACGCTGCTTGGCTACGGACTGGCGCGCATTGCCGGACGGCGCAAAAGCACCGGTTCGCCTCTTCTGTACCGCACGACGACGAAATTCCTGGAGATCTTCGGGCTGGGGGCCATCTCCGATCTGCCGACGATCGACGAACTCGAGGAGTTGAAGCGGCACCGTCCGGAACCGGAAGATCCTTCCGCGGAACTGGCAACGGTTCCGGAAACGGGAATCGAGGCCGCCGAAGATGAGACTGAATAA
- the cmk gene encoding (d)CMP kinase, translated as MNWTGVIAIDGPAGAGKSTVAKLVASKLGISYLDTGALYRALAYYLDSLAIPAQESPELRKALFDVTVEIRASSVFLNGTDVSSLIRTPAVDRIASLYSALPSVREKLLMLQRDQALKGGLVADGRDMGTVVFPYAPVKVFLTAQAEVRAQRRHDELAARGVKVEYRKLLDEILQRDEADVKRSIAPLKQAPGAVLLDSSAMNAEQVADAIADIARAVCHV; from the coding sequence GTGAACTGGACGGGAGTTATCGCCATCGACGGCCCCGCGGGCGCCGGCAAAAGCACGGTAGCCAAGCTTGTAGCCTCGAAACTGGGCATCAGTTATCTTGACACGGGAGCGCTCTATCGGGCGCTGGCTTATTACCTCGACAGCCTTGCGATCCCTGCGCAGGAGAGCCCGGAACTTAGAAAAGCCCTTTTCGACGTAACGGTGGAGATCCGCGCTTCCTCCGTTTTTCTCAACGGCACGGACGTATCTTCGCTGATCCGCACGCCGGCGGTCGACAGGATCGCCTCGCTTTATTCGGCGCTGCCCTCGGTGCGCGAAAAACTGCTGATGCTCCAGCGCGATCAGGCTCTGAAAGGCGGTCTGGTGGCCGACGGACGCGATATGGGCACCGTGGTTTTCCCGTATGCGCCGGTCAAGGTGTTTTTGACGGCTCAGGCTGAAGTGCGCGCGCAGCGCCGTCACGACGAGCTGGCGGCCCGCGGCGTGAAGGTCGAGTATCGGAAGCTGCTCGATGAGATCCTCCAGCGGGACGAAGCCGACGTCAAGCGAAGCATCGCGCCGCTGAAACAGGCGCCCGGTGCCGTGCTGCTTGACTCGTCCGCGATGAACGCCGAACAGGTCGCGGACGCGATCGCCGATATCGCACGGGCGGTGTGCCATGTTTAG
- the purB gene encoding adenylosuccinate lyase, with protein MIPRYETKEMKEIWSLENQYRSWEVVELAVCHAWAKDGVIPAEAMKKIDERSGFDADEILKIEAEVQHDMIAFDTNMADHVGAEGRYIHLGLTSSDVEDTASALRLRQSLDVVMRELDVFMKDVLEQAEKYKYTPSVGRSHGVHAEPITFGLKILNWYSELLRDRKRLESAKEEISCGKISGAVGTYAHCPPHIEAAVCAELGLKPDLVSTQIIQRDRHAVVMFALASLGAAMERIATEIRHLQRTEVREALEPFGKKQKGSSAMPHKRNPIQCEKICGMARMLRSFTIVAQENVALWHERDISHSSTERLIWPDAFHLAHYMLKTLGRVVRGLDVSPQRLQENLELTGGLVYSQRVLLQLVEKYRMRREDAYLAVQRNAMKTWNGEGHFLDLLAGDELIKGKIDRTELAQLFTNDYYFRFVDEIFARFE; from the coding sequence ATGATCCCACGGTATGAGACGAAAGAAATGAAAGAGATCTGGTCTCTCGAGAATCAGTATCGCAGCTGGGAAGTCGTCGAACTGGCCGTTTGCCACGCCTGGGCGAAAGACGGCGTCATCCCGGCCGAAGCGATGAAGAAAATCGACGAGCGCAGCGGTTTCGACGCCGACGAGATCCTGAAGATCGAGGCCGAAGTTCAGCACGACATGATCGCCTTTGACACGAACATGGCCGACCATGTGGGGGCGGAAGGCCGTTACATCCATCTCGGCCTGACCAGCAGCGACGTGGAGGACACGGCGAGCGCCCTTCGCCTGCGGCAGTCGCTGGACGTCGTGATGCGCGAGCTCGACGTTTTCATGAAGGACGTGCTCGAACAGGCGGAAAAGTATAAATACACGCCTTCCGTCGGGCGCAGCCACGGCGTTCACGCCGAGCCGATCACGTTCGGCCTGAAGATACTGAACTGGTATTCGGAACTGCTGCGGGACCGCAAACGTCTGGAAAGTGCCAAAGAGGAAATCTCCTGCGGAAAGATTTCCGGCGCCGTCGGCACCTACGCCCATTGCCCGCCTCATATCGAAGCTGCCGTCTGCGCCGAACTGGGGCTGAAACCGGATCTCGTTTCGACGCAGATCATTCAGAGAGACCGGCACGCCGTCGTCATGTTCGCTCTGGCCAGCCTCGGCGCCGCGATGGAACGGATCGCCACCGAGATCCGCCACCTGCAGCGCACGGAAGTGCGCGAGGCGCTCGAGCCGTTCGGCAAGAAACAAAAAGGTTCGTCGGCGATGCCTCACAAGCGCAATCCCATCCAGTGCGAGAAAATCTGCGGTATGGCGCGCATGCTGCGCTCCTTCACGATCGTGGCGCAGGAAAACGTTGCCCTCTGGCACGAACGCGACATCAGCCACTCCAGCACCGAACGGCTCATCTGGCCCGACGCTTTTCATCTGGCCCACTACATGCTGAAAACGCTTGGGCGCGTCGTCCGCGGTCTTGACGTTTCGCCGCAGCGCCTGCAGGAGAACCTCGAGCTGACCGGCGGGCTGGTGTACAGTCAAAGAGTTCTTCTTCAGCTGGTGGAAAAGTACCGCATGCGCCGCGAAGACGCGTATCTGGCCGTGCAGCGCAACGCCATGAAGACATGGAACGGCGAAGGTCATTTCCTCGACCTGCTGGCTGGCGACGAACTGATCAAGGGGAAAATCGACCGAACGGAATTGGCGCAGCTTTTTACGAACGATTATTACTTCCGTTTTGTCGACGAGATTTTTGCTCGTTTTGAGTAG
- the ftsY gene encoding signal recognition particle-docking protein FtsY, producing MSFFGKLKEKLGGVRCRWSANIMRLFGGAIDEDFWMDLEDVLIAGDVGLETTETLLDEMRAYHARCRCEGKELLRHFKSELIKRLDGIPRMGAPLQSGENGLSVILMVGVNGSGKTTTTGKLAWLYKESGKKVIVAAADTFRAAAIEQLQVWGEKSGIRVIAQKQGSDSAAVVFDAITAARSSKADVLIVDTAGRLQSKHNLMEELGKIYRVIEREVGKEHVESILVLDSVIGQNAFRQAEVFNEAARLTGVVLAKYDNTAKGGIVLSIADKLRLPIRYIGLGEAPEDLKLFDAEEFVEALFGEAAPEN from the coding sequence ATGTCCTTTTTCGGCAAGTTGAAAGAGAAACTCGGCGGCGTTCGCTGTCGCTGGAGCGCCAACATCATGCGGCTCTTCGGCGGCGCGATCGACGAAGACTTTTGGATGGATCTCGAAGATGTGCTGATCGCGGGCGATGTGGGGCTGGAGACGACGGAAACGCTCCTTGACGAAATGCGAGCGTATCATGCACGATGCCGCTGTGAGGGAAAAGAGCTGCTCCGACATTTCAAAAGCGAACTGATAAAACGCCTCGACGGGATCCCGCGCATGGGCGCGCCGCTGCAAAGCGGCGAAAACGGCCTCTCGGTGATCTTGATGGTCGGGGTGAACGGCAGCGGAAAAACGACCACGACGGGAAAATTGGCGTGGCTTTATAAAGAATCGGGCAAGAAAGTCATTGTCGCCGCCGCGGACACCTTTCGGGCCGCAGCGATAGAGCAGCTGCAGGTCTGGGGCGAAAAAAGCGGGATCCGCGTGATCGCGCAGAAGCAGGGCAGCGATTCGGCCGCGGTCGTGTTCGACGCGATCACGGCGGCGCGGTCGTCCAAGGCAGATGTTTTGATCGTGGATACCGCGGGAAGACTCCAGTCCAAGCACAACCTCATGGAAGAACTGGGAAAAATCTATCGGGTGATCGAACGTGAAGTCGGAAAAGAGCACGTGGAAAGCATTCTTGTGCTCGACTCGGTCATCGGCCAGAACGCTTTCCGGCAGGCGGAAGTCTTCAACGAGGCCGCACGGCTGACCGGCGTCGTCCTCGCCAAGTACGACAACACGGCCAAAGGCGGGATCGTCCTCTCGATCGCCGACAAACTGCGTTTGCCCATTCGCTACATCGGTCTTGGCGAAGCGCCGGAAGACCTGAAACTCTTCGACGCCGAAGAATTTGTGGAAGCCCTTTTCGGAGAAGCGGCTCCGGAAAATTAA